The following nucleotide sequence is from Aspergillus nidulans FGSC A4 chromosome I.
ATCGCGTCGCCAGTTGTCGAAGGCCCGCAGTAGAGCAGACCTCCATTTGTCTCGACCTCCTAGGGCATGTGCGACCCCAAGAGAGCTGACTTGCAGGTCGCGCTGATTCATATGCCAACTCACGCTAAGAAGCCCAGCCATAAGAATTGTTCTTCCAAATGCGTTTGTTCGCACCCGCTGTCCGTTGAGTGTCCTTTTGAGCCCGTCTAGAAACATCACCGGCCTGACTCCGTTGGCATGTAGACTCGCCTGCACCCGAGCCACTTCTGAAGCACTAGTAGCAGACCACAAGGCCTCGTCGCACGGCAGTGGTAGACGAAGTTCATGCGCGACCATCTTCGCAGAGTGTCCAAACATCGTAGCGTGGGTGGAATCTAAGACAAATGCCGCAAAGGCAACTCGCCTAGTGGCCTCAGTTTTGATCCAATGCGCCCATGAGTCGTCTGCCGCAAAGTCCGGAGTCATCGTTGACCCTGTGGTCGAGCGTGCCTGCCGGTCATCTCTCAGGCTTGCAGGAGAGTCGAACGAATGGCGGCCAATCAAGGAGCTACCGCGCCGCATCAACGTTAACGTGGTGTCGTGGTGGATGTGCGCTCGCTCGTGGAGTGCACGAGTAGAGTACATCTTCTCATAGACctccaagagcagcagcgctTGAAAGACCCAGAGTTTGGCTGGCGGCCGGAAATCTCCTTCCATAAAAATCTCCCACCGCAAATGCCACATGATAAAGTCGGCTAGCTCCGATGCTGCCTCGGTGACTTCCTGTCCGTGAATACTGTCCAGCGTTGCTGCCCCAATCGCTATGAcggcgagcagcagcagattcGGCGCTTTATCAGCTACAAAGGTCGGCCGATGCAGGATTGGCAACTGGGCATGGAAGTGATACCAGTAAGACCCAATGTAGGTTTGCATCTTCGACAAACTAAGGACGTGGCGGTCTTCGTCCATATCACCGTCCATCAAGGCATCCTTGCGCTTGGCCACTGCCGAATATGCAGCCTCATTGAACCGGGTGGACATGAGATCAAGCAGCTCCTGACGCTTCTCCTCAGACATGATGGCCCGCGGGGACCCGGGATCAAGGATGCTGGTCACACTCATCGGATGAGCTGGGATGACACTGTTCAGAAAGTTTCCGTATGATGGGTCACTCATCAAAAACTGGTTTTGCATCTGCGCGTCCATAAAGCCGGGCACCATATTTGCCGGCGGAGCCATCGATGACCCAGGCACCGGTTCATTGAACAGCCACGCCGTGAAGTCATCGCCCATATGGAAAGGAGATCTATTGCTTTCACCGCCAAAGACCGGATAGACACAAGAATTGAGCCCGTCAAATTGCATATCTCCTACTGCCATTCCCGCCATAGAGTCAAGGGTTAGGCCATTTGTTTGATCGAGCGGAGCAGACGCCGATGAGGTTACTGGCGCCATGTTGATGTCGGAGTATCCATCGACAGGGATTTGTAAGCCCGCTTGATCAGTGTATGCGGACGGGCTTACCAAAGACCCGGTCAGATCAGCTGATACCGCGTAACTGGCCCCGAGATCTTGAGACCTGTTGGAGACGAGCGGCTCATCCAACGCTGCCGATCGTGCAGGACCCAGCTCGTTGGTAGGCGAGCCATTCAGGGCATGACGGGTATTGGAACCAACTTGCAACGGACGCTGC
It contains:
- a CDS encoding putative C2H2 finger domain protein (transcript_id=CADANIAT00007526) → MAFAVTPVAPLSQGTRPDTEVGSESPDVPEANGPPRKRKRTRKVQVDRKFDCSYEGCGKSYSRAEHLYRHQLNHAPKQIYRCDFPECYRSFVRQDLCVRHRERHTTQGSQLQKRDHFAQAASTSTGGIAKSQIVHTAVQLPQNAPPVLSPPDSKRGSTGPDQPIAASSIPVSSPTSRGFNRFSYQPAAQQHAPTAEVPYSQPCDLPNTPITTTTFNSPPLQRPLQVGSNTRHALNGSPTNELGPARSAALDEPLVSNRSQDLGASYAVSADLTGSLVSPSAYTDQAGLQIPVDGYSDINMAPVTSSASAPLDQTNGLTLDSMAGMAVGDMQFDGLNSCVYPVFGGESNRSPFHMGDDFTAWLFNEPVPGSSMAPPANMVPGFMDAQMQNQFLMSDPSYGNFLNSVIPAHPMSVTSILDPGSPRAIMSEEKRQELLDLMSTRFNEAAYSAVAKRKDALMDGDMDEDRHVLSLSKMQTYIGSYWYHFHAQLPILHRPTFVADKAPNLLLLAVIAIGAATLDSIHGQEVTEAASELADFIMWHLRWEIFMEGDFRPPAKLWVFQALLLLEVYEKMYSTRALHERAHIHHDTTLTLMRRGSSLIGRHSFDSPASLRDDRQARSTTGSTMTPDFAADDSWAHWIKTEATRRVAFAAFVLDSTHATMFGHSAKMVAHELRLPLPCDEALWSATSASEVARVQASLHANGVRPVMFLDGLKRTLNGQRVRTNAFGRTILMAGLLSVSWHMNQRDLQVSSLGVAHALGGRDKWRSALLRAFDNWRRDFDEALQPGMASYPNGYRGRYALDEDNVFESRDVLHGLAHMASHVDIVDCQIFAGARRLMGRAITPRDYNAAREKMVERWATKASARDATFYALKFLAECLLDHQGAHYEGELYCGREDYLLNRPWVIYVAALVVWCYGYALEGPIAGAPALSTVAEQRQDMQAFLRRVGGCREPSDLETMKGRNQCLGLLIILRDGFTNARWELLAEAANLLGSCIDKLREVSQ